A section of the Apodemus sylvaticus chromosome 10, mApoSyl1.1, whole genome shotgun sequence genome encodes:
- the Dhrs7c gene encoding dehydrogenase/reductase SDR family member 7C encodes MGIMAVLMLPLLLLGISGLLFIYQEASRLWSKSAVQNKVVVITDAISGLGKECARVFHTGGARLVLCGKNWEGLESLYAALTSVADPSKTFTPKLVLLDLSDISCVQDVAKEVLDCYGCVDILIHNASVKVKGPAHKISLELDKKIMDANYFGPITFTKVLLPNMISRRTGQIVLVNNIQAKFGIPFRTAYAASKHAVMGFFDCLRAEVEEYDVVVSTVSPTFIRSYHAYPEQRNWETSICKFFCRKLAYGVHPVEVAEEVMRTVRRKKQEVFMANPIPKAAVFIRTFFPEFFFAVVSCGVKEKLSVPEEG; translated from the exons ATGGGGATCATGGCTGTCCTGATGCtacccctgctgctgctggggatCAGTGGCCTCCTCTTCATTTACCAGGAGGCATCCAGGCTGTGGTCAAAGTCTGCCGTGCAGAACAAAGTGGTGGTCATCACAGATGCCATCTCAGGACTGGGAAAGG AATGTGCTCGGGTGTTCCACACAGGTGGGGCAAGGTTGGTGCTCTGTGGAAAGaactgggaggggctggagagcctCTACGCTGCCTTGACCAGTGTGGCTGACCCCAGCAAG ACCTTCACCCCCAAGTTGGTCCTcctagatctctcagacattagCTGTGTTCAAGATGTGGCCAAAGAGGTCCTGGACTGCTACGGCTGTGTGGACATCCTCATCCACAACGCCAGCGTGAAAGTGAAGGGGCCTGCCCACAAGATTTCTCTGGAGCTAGACAAAAAGATCATGGACGCCAACTACTTTGGACCCATCACTTTCACCAAAG TTCTGCTTCCCAACATGATCTCCAGGAGGACGGGCCAGATCGTGTTAGTGAACAACATCCAAGCAAAGTTTGGAATCCCATTTCGCACAGCTT ATGCGGCCTCCAAGCATGCCGTCATGGGCTTCTTTGACTGCCTCAGAGCTGAGGTTGAGGAATACGACGTTGTGGTCAGCACCGTGAGCCCCACTTTCATCCGTTCCTACCATGCTTATCCCGAGCAAAGAAACTGGGAGACGTCCATTTGTAAAT TCTTTTGCAGGAAGCTGGCCTACGGCGTGCACCCGGTGGAGGTGGCTGAGGAAGTGATGCGCACAGTACGGAGGAAGAAGCAAGAGGTGTTCATGGCCAACCCGATCCCCAAGGCTGCTGTGTTCATCCGCACCTTCTTCCCCGAGTTCTTCTTCGCTGTGGTGTCCTGTGGGGTGAAGGAGAAGCTCAGTGTCCCAGAAGAGGGTTGA